In Paramormyrops kingsleyae isolate MSU_618 chromosome 13, PKINGS_0.4, whole genome shotgun sequence, a single window of DNA contains:
- the mfap1 gene encoding microfibrillar-associated protein 1 — protein MSGQNALNMKQPPIQSTAGAVPVRNEKGEISMEKVKVKRYVSGKRPDYAPMESSDEEEEDFQFVKKGKEAEPEVELEEEEVSDPRLKRLMNRVSEDVEERLARHRQIAEPELVAEASEESDEGTWQPERDESSEEDDEEEEEEVDDEEIERRRAMMRQRAHERKNEEMEIMEVEEEGKSGEESESESEYEEYTDSEDETEPRLKPVFIRKKDRVTVAEREAEEQRQKELEAEAKRQAEERRRYTLKIVEEEAKKEFEENRRTLAALEALDTDGENEEEEYEAWKVRELKRIKRDRETREAMEKEKTEIDRFHNLTDEERRAELRNSGRQVTNKAIKGKYKFLQKYYHRGAFFMDEEQDVFKRDFSAPTLEDHFNKTILPKVMQVKNFGRSGRTKYTHLVDQDTTSFDSPWAQESAQNSKFFKQKAGGVRDVFERPTVQKRKT, from the exons ATGTCGGGACAGAACGCTCTCAACATGAAGCAGCCGCCGATCCAGTCCACGGCTGGAGCCGTGCCGGTGCGAAATGAAAAGG GTGAGATTTCCATGGAGAAAGTGAAGGTGAAGCGCTACGTATCAGGTAAGCGGCCCGATTATGCCCCTATGGAATCCtcggatgaggaggaggaggatttTCAGTTTGTGAAGAAGGGCAAGGAGGCAGAACCtgaggtggagctggaggaagaaGAGGTGTCCGACCCTCGCCTGAAGCGTCTGATGAACCGTGTCTCCGAGGATGTGGAGGAAAG GTTGGCACGACATAGACAGATTGCCGAGCCAGAGCTGGTGGCAGAGGCCAGTGAGGAGTCAGATGAAGGAACATGGCAACCTGAACGTGACGAGAGCAGCGAAGAAGAcgacgaggaggaggaagaggaagttgATGATGAG GAAATCGAGAGGCGTAGGGCGATGATGCGTCAGCGAGCGCATGAGCGCAAGAATGAAGAAATGGAGATCATGGAGGTGGAAGAAGAGGGCAAATCTGGGGAGGAGTCAGAGTCGGAGTCAGAGTATGAGGAATACACAGACAGCGAAGACGAGACAGAGCCACGGCTCAAACCCGTCTTCATCCGCAA GAAGGACAGGGTGACTGTAGCTGAGCGCGAGGCAGAGGAGCAGAggcagaaggagctggaggccgAAGCCAAGAGACAGGCGGAGGAACGAAGGCGCTACACCCTCAAGATCGTGGAGGAGGAGGCAAAGAAAGAGTTTGAGGAGAACCGACGCACGCTGGCCGCCCTGGAAGCATTGGACACAGATGGAGAGAACGAGGAGGAAGAGTATGAGGCCTGGAAGGTCCGTGAGCTGAAGCGCATCAAGCGGGACCGTGAAACACGAGAAGC CATGGAGAAGGAAAAGACTGAAATTGACAGGTTCCACAACCTCACAGACGAGGAGCGCAGGGCTGAGCTCCGGAACAGTGGCAGACAGGTTACCAACAAGGCCATTAAGGGGAAATACAAGTTCCTCCAGAAGTATTACCACAGAGGAGCCTTCTTCATG GACGAAGAGCAGGATGTATTCAAGAGAGACTTCAGTGCCCCCACCTTGGAGGACCATTTCAACAAGACGATCCTTCCCAAAGTCATGCAG GTCAAAAATTTTGGACGCTCCGGACGCACTAAGTACACACACTTGGTGGACCAGGACACCACCTCCTTCGATTCCCCGTGGGCTCAAGAGAGTGCCCAGAACAGCAAGTTCTTTAAACAGAAAGCGGGGGGTGTGAGAGATGTGTTTGAGCGTCCCACTGTACAGAAGAGGAAGACCTGA
- the LOC111859924 gene encoding huntingtin-interacting protein K-like: MAAEGDVELDLEAEENCTGKPVEKPRKHDSGAADLERVTDYAEEKEISSSDLQTAMSVIGDRRSREQKAKQEREKELAKVIIKKEDVELIMSELEIPRIVAERSLREHMGNVVEALIALTN, from the exons ATGGCTGCGGAGGGGGACGTAGAGTTAGACCTGGAAGCGGAGGAAAACTGCACTGGAAAACCAGTGGAAAAACCCCGAAAACATGACAGCGGGGCTGCCGATTTGGAGCGAGTCACAGACTATgcagaagaaaaagaaatctCCAGCTCCGATCTACAAACG GCCATGTCAGTGATCGGTGACAGACGATCGAGGGAACAGAAAGCGAAACAGGAGCG GGAGAAAGAGCTAGCCAAGGTCATCATTAAGAAGGAAGACGTAGAACTAATC ATGAGCGAGCTGGAGATCCCGCGGATCGTGGCCGAGCGCAGCTTGAGGGAGCACATGGGCAACGTGGTGGAGGCGCTGATCGCCCTCACGAACTGA